The sequence below is a genomic window from Atribacterota bacterium.
CTTTTTCTCCAAATAATTCAACAAACAAATGAGAAGCTCCATTTATTACTTCTGGTTGCCTAGTAAATTCAAGAGTGCTATTAACAAACCCTCTAACTTGAATAACCTCATCTATTCTATCTAAGGAGCCAATAGACGATTTTAAAGCAGATAACAAATTTATTGCACATATTTTAGCCGCTTCATATCCATCTTCTAAAGTAATCTCTTTGCCCAATCTACCGATAAAAACAGGTTTATCATCTTTTATTGGACCTTGACCTGAGCAATAAGCTAAATTTCCATATACTTTTACAGATGTATATTCCCCTACAGGTTTGGGCATTTTTGGTAATTCTATACCCATTTTTTTTAGTTTTTCCTCAATTGTCATAAATTAATCTCCTTTATATTTTTTTAATAGTATTAAAAACCTTGCAAATCTTTAGGCTATTTGTTAAGAACCAATAATCAGTTTTATACTTTTATTAAAAAATTATCTTCATATTTCATTAATTAATATTTAAAATGATTCCTTTGTTATCTGGATTATTCTTTCAATTATGTAGTCATCCTCCCCTTCATATAACATATGAGGATTAATTGCTATATGTTTTTTACTAATTCTAACTACTATGGGGGGATCACTTTCGTATAGTTTTTGTGCAAAATCTTCTTGTGTAAATCCTTTTTTATTTTCTTCAATCTCAATAAAAACTCGAGGAATTATTGGTGGTCTATAAAAAGGTTGTGGATATGAATCCTGAGGAATTTCTTGAGAAACTATAATCCCATTTAACGTACTTAATTCTTTAATAATTTTCTTTACCTGCCGATGCCATTTTTGAATACGTGCCTGATGATTTTCTTTTAAATATAATTCAACTGCTGTTACTAAACCTATTATGGTTTCTTTGTCCAATTTCAAAGGTCTACCAATAGTGATATTAGGATAATTAATTAATCGAC
It includes:
- a CDS encoding RidA family protein encodes the protein MTIEEKLKKMGIELPKMPKPVGEYTSVKVYGNLAYCSGQGPIKDDKPVFIGRLGKEITLEDGYEAAKICAINLLSALKSSIGSLDRIDEVIQVRGFVNSTLEFTRQPEVINGASHLFVELFGEKGKHARCALGASVLPMNIPVEVEMIVSIK